The following are encoded in a window of Algiphilus aromaticivorans DG1253 genomic DNA:
- a CDS encoding S8 family peptidase, whose product MRLRHLICRCLVAFGAALAVACSGSSEPDSEAQSHTSGDPIPGRYILVFDPDVVEIRQSTVLDQDGQLIQLLSFVNDLFLDDVLNALIGPFVALNTLVVEIVDGVLPPYSSVAAMMADTPGLLYIEQDRRLSLAPRAVLDDAQVTWGLDRIDQRNRPLDGRYRPEGDGAGVHLYVLDTGINPEHEEFDGRLRGGHNLVERNASAAPRPLFGTAASGDDAADFRDCNGHGTHVAGTAAGTSLGVAQQAWLHAVRVFDCSGEGATSTVIAGLEWVIRNHESPAVVNMSLSGSDSRAMDDAVRAAVNAGITVVAAGSDVDACTASPAREASALTVGATDREDRRSSFSPGSGCIDLMAPGSRITSAWYTSRTARNTISGTSMASPHVAGAAALLLSEQPTRTPADIATLLRDQATTGALRELDGSPDRLLFVGAD is encoded by the coding sequence ATGCGCCTGCGACACCTGATCTGCCGATGCCTTGTCGCCTTCGGCGCTGCCCTGGCCGTGGCCTGCTCCGGTTCCAGCGAGCCCGACAGCGAAGCGCAGTCACACACGAGCGGCGATCCCATCCCGGGCCGTTACATCCTCGTCTTCGATCCCGACGTCGTCGAGATTCGACAATCCACCGTTCTCGATCAGGATGGTCAGCTCATCCAGCTGCTGAGCTTCGTCAACGATCTGTTCCTGGACGATGTGCTCAATGCGCTGATCGGCCCTTTCGTGGCACTCAACACGCTCGTTGTCGAGATCGTCGACGGCGTACTACCGCCCTACAGCAGTGTGGCGGCGATGATGGCGGATACCCCTGGCCTGCTCTACATCGAGCAGGATCGGCGTCTCTCGCTGGCGCCGCGCGCCGTGCTCGACGATGCGCAGGTGACTTGGGGACTGGACCGCATTGACCAGCGCAATCGACCGCTCGACGGGCGTTACCGGCCGGAAGGCGATGGCGCCGGTGTGCACCTTTATGTGCTTGACACCGGCATCAATCCGGAGCATGAGGAGTTCGACGGGCGGTTGCGCGGCGGCCACAACTTAGTGGAAAGAAACGCTTCAGCTGCCCCTCGCCCTCTTTTCGGCACTGCCGCCTCCGGAGACGACGCCGCGGACTTCAGGGATTGCAACGGCCACGGCACGCATGTCGCCGGAACGGCGGCAGGCACCAGTCTCGGCGTGGCGCAGCAGGCCTGGCTGCACGCCGTGCGCGTCTTCGACTGCAGCGGCGAAGGCGCCACCAGCACGGTTATCGCCGGTCTCGAATGGGTGATCCGCAATCACGAATCGCCCGCCGTAGTGAACATGAGCCTCAGCGGCAGTGACTCGCGTGCCATGGACGACGCCGTTCGGGCGGCGGTCAATGCCGGCATCACGGTGGTGGCAGCCGGCAGCGACGTCGATGCCTGCACGGCCTCTCCAGCCCGCGAGGCAAGCGCGCTGACCGTGGGTGCCACCGATCGCGAGGACCGGCGCAGCAGCTTCTCTCCCGGCAGCGGCTGCATCGACCTGATGGCGCCCGGCAGCCGCATCACCAGCGCCTGGTACACCAGCAGAACCGCGCGGAACACGATCAGCGGCACGTCCATGGCAAGTCCGCACGTCGCCGGTGCCGCGGCCCTGCTGCTCAGCGAGCAGCCGACGCGGACTCCGGCCGATATTGCGACTCTGTTGCGCGATCAGGCCACCACCGGCGCGCTGCGCGAGCTTGACGGCTCACCGGACCGCCTGCTCTTCGTCGGCGCTGACTAG
- a CDS encoding SCO family protein, with translation MRRILAPILALAALVAGVTIALSLLQPPEPGRQLSGGVLLEQPRPVRDFELLDEDAQPFGRERLEGHWTAIFPGFTNCPDICPTTLGVLRTAYETLGDRAEDWQVVFLTVDPERDRPEALREYVGYFSKEFKALTGDKDIIGRLAKDLSVAYQYTPNEDGGYTVDHTAAIVLIDPQGRVAGFLQPPYRPDSLSADLRKAAASRS, from the coding sequence ATGCGCCGTATCCTCGCCCCTATCCTGGCCCTCGCCGCCCTCGTCGCTGGCGTCACGATCGCGCTGAGCCTGCTGCAGCCGCCGGAGCCCGGCCGCCAGCTCAGCGGCGGCGTGCTGCTCGAGCAGCCGCGGCCGGTGCGCGATTTCGAGCTGCTCGACGAGGATGCCCAGCCCTTCGGCCGAGAGCGGCTCGAAGGCCACTGGACCGCAATATTCCCCGGCTTCACGAACTGCCCGGACATCTGCCCGACGACCCTGGGCGTCCTGCGCACGGCCTACGAGACGCTGGGCGATCGCGCCGAGGACTGGCAGGTCGTCTTCCTCACGGTGGACCCGGAGCGTGATCGTCCCGAAGCCCTGCGCGAGTACGTTGGCTACTTCTCCAAGGAGTTCAAGGCGCTGACCGGTGACAAGGACATCATCGGCCGGCTGGCCAAGGATCTCTCGGTGGCTTATCAGTACACGCCCAATGAGGACGGCGGCTACACGGTGGACCATACCGCGGCCATCGTGCTGATCGACCCACAGGGAAGGGTTGCCGGCTTTCTGCAGCCGCCTTACCGCCCGGACAGCCTGAGCGCCGATCTGCGCAAGGCCGCGGCCAGCCGCTCGTGA
- the prmB gene encoding 50S ribosomal protein L3 N(5)-glutamine methyltransferase, giving the protein MSEERATAAGDPTDVLCTPADYVRWAASRFAAAGLHYGHGFDNALDEAFYLVRHTLGLPHELPEVYLRARLMPDERDRLRALIDRRVTTREPVAYLTGEAWFCGMSFRVDERVIVPRSPMAELIAEGFAPWLSAPPERVLDLCSGCGCIAIACAAAFPDAEVHAVELDSGAFALLEANIVDYNLGERVYSHKGDLFAPLAGEPPFDLIVSNPPYVPEAEWAALPEEYHREPKLALAAGEDGMAVVARLLEEAPQWLQPDGVLICEIGSSVAELEARFPGLPAYWPDFERGGSGVFVIDRASLVAWQQGEVHVG; this is encoded by the coding sequence ATGTCCGAAGAACGCGCTACCGCCGCTGGCGATCCCACCGATGTGCTCTGCACGCCGGCTGACTACGTCCGCTGGGCGGCGAGTCGCTTTGCGGCCGCGGGCTTGCACTACGGGCACGGTTTCGACAACGCGCTGGACGAAGCCTTCTATCTGGTTCGCCATACGCTGGGGCTGCCGCATGAGCTGCCCGAGGTCTATCTGCGCGCCAGGCTGATGCCGGACGAGCGCGACCGGCTCCGAGCGCTCATCGATCGCCGCGTGACAACGCGCGAGCCGGTTGCTTATCTCACCGGCGAGGCCTGGTTCTGCGGCATGAGCTTCCGCGTCGACGAGCGCGTCATCGTGCCGCGCAGCCCTATGGCCGAGTTGATCGCCGAAGGCTTCGCCCCCTGGCTGAGCGCGCCGCCCGAGCGCGTGCTGGATCTCTGCTCGGGCTGCGGCTGCATCGCCATCGCCTGCGCCGCGGCCTTTCCCGATGCCGAAGTGCACGCCGTGGAGCTGGATTCGGGCGCCTTTGCGTTGCTCGAAGCCAACATCGTCGACTACAACCTGGGCGAGCGCGTTTACTCGCATAAGGGCGATCTCTTCGCGCCGCTGGCTGGTGAGCCGCCTTTTGATCTGATCGTCAGCAACCCGCCCTACGTGCCCGAGGCCGAATGGGCCGCGCTGCCCGAGGAGTATCATCGCGAGCCCAAGCTGGCGCTGGCCGCCGGCGAAGACGGCATGGCGGTAGTGGCTCGGCTACTGGAAGAGGCGCCGCAGTGGCTGCAGCCCGATGGCGTGCTCATCTGCGAGATCGGCAGCTCGGTGGCCGAGCTGGAGGCGCGCTTTCCGGGCCTGCCTGCCTACTGGCCGGATTTCGAGCGGGGCGGCAGTGGGGTGTTCGTGATCGATCGGGCGAGTTTGGTCGCCTGGCAGCAGGGAGAGGTCCATGTCGGGTAA
- the leuB gene encoding 3-isopropylmalate dehydrogenase, with the protein MSARLLLLPGDGIGPEVVAEAERVLAALRDRFGLEVEWSEGLIGGAAIDAEGDPLPASTLEAARVADATLLGAVGGPKWEAIERSIRPERGLLRIRSELGLYANLRPAMLFKELAGASSLRPELVAGLDILIVRELTGGIYFGQPRGIRQGEPHPDGRPGGQRVGFNTLVYSEFEIERIARSAFEAARKRDKRVCSVDKANVLECSELWREVVTRVAADYPDCELSHMYVDNAAMQLVRAPKQFDVIVTGNLFGDVLSDIAAMLTGSIGMLPSASVNEKAQGLYEPVHGSAPDIAGQDKANPLAAILSLAMLLRHSLDRGDLADRVEAAVAGVLADGLRTGDLAGEGGTPVGTRAMGEAVVARLGN; encoded by the coding sequence ATGAGCGCACGTCTTCTTCTGCTGCCCGGCGATGGCATCGGCCCCGAAGTGGTCGCCGAGGCCGAGCGCGTGCTCGCTGCATTGCGCGACCGATTCGGTCTCGAGGTGGAATGGTCGGAAGGCCTGATCGGCGGCGCCGCCATCGACGCCGAGGGTGACCCGCTGCCGGCGAGCACGCTGGAAGCCGCGCGCGTTGCCGACGCCACGCTGCTCGGGGCGGTTGGCGGCCCGAAGTGGGAGGCCATCGAGCGTTCGATTCGGCCGGAGCGCGGTCTGCTGCGCATCCGCTCGGAGCTGGGGCTCTACGCCAACCTGCGCCCCGCCATGCTGTTCAAGGAGTTGGCCGGCGCCTCGTCGCTGCGCCCGGAGCTGGTGGCCGGCCTCGACATCCTCATCGTGCGCGAGCTTACCGGCGGTATCTACTTCGGTCAGCCGCGCGGGATCCGCCAGGGAGAGCCACATCCGGACGGCCGTCCGGGCGGGCAGCGCGTCGGTTTCAACACCCTGGTCTACAGCGAGTTCGAGATCGAGCGCATCGCGCGCAGCGCCTTCGAGGCCGCACGCAAGCGCGACAAGCGGGTCTGCTCGGTGGACAAGGCGAACGTCCTGGAGTGCTCCGAGCTGTGGCGCGAGGTCGTCACCCGCGTGGCGGCCGACTATCCGGACTGCGAGCTGAGCCACATGTACGTCGACAACGCGGCCATGCAGCTGGTGCGCGCACCCAAGCAGTTCGACGTTATCGTCACGGGAAACCTCTTCGGCGATGTCCTGTCCGATATCGCCGCGATGCTGACCGGCTCCATCGGCATGCTGCCTTCGGCTTCGGTCAACGAGAAGGCGCAGGGGCTCTACGAGCCGGTTCATGGCAGCGCGCCGGACATCGCCGGTCAGGACAAGGCGAACCCCTTGGCGGCGATCCTGTCGCTGGCCATGCTGTTGCGGCATTCGCTGGATCGCGGCGATCTGGCCGATCGCGTCGAGGCTGCCGTGGCCGGCGTGCTCGCCGACGGCCTGCGTACCGGCGATCTGGCGGGCGAGGGCGGCACCCCCGTCGGCACCCGCGCCATGGGCGAGGCGGTGGTCGCCCGCCTCGGCAACTGA
- the aroC gene encoding chorismate synthase, which produces MSGNTLGKLFCVTSFGESHGPAIGCVIDGCPPGLALSEADIQPALDRRRPGRSKFVTQRKEADTVRILSGVFEGETTGTPIALLIENTDQRSYDYDKIAQVFRPNHADYAYMQKYGRRDHRGGGRSSARETAVRVAAGAVAAKYLHERLGVRIRACLTQIGEHQLAISDWTAVEANAFFCADPDRVPELEAYVEQLRRDGDSAGACIQVEASGMPPGLGEPVYDRLDAEIAYALMGINAVKGVELGDGMAVAGMRGTAHRDEMRADGFKSNHSGGVAGGISTGQDLVARLAIKPTSSITTPGDSIDETGADVEMRTTGRHDPCVGIRAVPIAEAMVALVLMDHWLRHRAQCGDVEPTTPRIPAQRPS; this is translated from the coding sequence ATGTCGGGTAACACGCTGGGGAAGCTGTTCTGCGTAACGAGCTTCGGCGAATCGCACGGACCGGCCATCGGTTGCGTGATCGACGGCTGTCCGCCGGGATTGGCGCTTTCCGAGGCGGATATCCAGCCGGCGCTGGATCGGCGTCGGCCCGGGCGCTCGAAGTTCGTTACCCAGCGCAAGGAAGCCGACACGGTGCGCATCCTCTCCGGCGTCTTCGAGGGCGAGACCACCGGTACGCCCATCGCGCTGCTTATCGAGAACACCGACCAGCGCAGCTACGACTACGACAAGATCGCGCAGGTCTTCCGGCCGAATCACGCCGACTACGCCTACATGCAGAAGTACGGCCGGCGCGATCATCGCGGTGGCGGCCGTTCCTCGGCGCGCGAGACGGCCGTTCGGGTCGCCGCCGGCGCCGTGGCGGCCAAGTATCTGCACGAGCGCCTGGGTGTTCGTATCCGTGCCTGCCTGACGCAGATCGGCGAGCACCAGCTCGCCATCAGCGACTGGACGGCGGTGGAGGCCAATGCTTTCTTCTGCGCCGATCCTGATCGCGTACCGGAGTTGGAGGCCTACGTCGAGCAGCTGCGCCGCGACGGTGACTCGGCCGGTGCCTGCATCCAGGTCGAAGCCAGTGGCATGCCGCCGGGTCTCGGCGAGCCGGTCTACGACCGGCTCGACGCCGAGATCGCCTACGCGCTGATGGGCATCAACGCGGTCAAGGGCGTGGAGCTCGGCGACGGCATGGCCGTGGCCGGCATGCGCGGTACCGCCCACCGCGACGAGATGCGCGCCGACGGCTTCAAGTCCAATCACTCCGGCGGTGTGGCCGGCGGTATCAGCACCGGTCAGGATCTGGTAGCCCGACTTGCGATTAAGCCCACTTCCAGCATTACCACGCCGGGAGATTCCATCGACGAGACAGGCGCGGATGTGGAGATGCGTACTACCGGCCGCCACGATCCCTGCGTCGGTATCCGCGCCGTACCCATCGCCGAGGCCATGGTCGCTCTTGTGCTGATGGATCACTGGCTGCGACACCGCGCCCAATGCGGTGACGTCGAGCCGACGACGCCGCGCATTCCCGCGCAGCGTCCGTCCTAG
- the asd gene encoding archaetidylserine decarboxylase (Phosphatidylserine decarboxylase is synthesized as a single chain precursor. Generation of the pyruvoyl active site from a Ser is coupled to cleavage of a Gly-Ser bond between the larger (beta) and smaller (alpha chains). It is an integral membrane protein.) produces the protein MSAHAASWRERLLVLLQACLPTRALSRAVHAIAHWRVSPIKNALIRIFIRRFNVDMREAEEQAPDAFTHFNAFFTRALRPGARPLPEDEGAVVSPVDGSLSQLGRISDGMLIQAKGMRYSAEALLGEPAEAFRDGTFCTIYLAPYDYHRIHAPADLDLRGHRHIPGRLFSVNPATARARPALFARNERVVAQFDCAAGRLAVVMVGALLVGSVDTVWAGRICPPHHRRPGPFVPANGQYARGAEIGRFNMGSTVILLATPGLLDWHPELVPGQSLRMGQPIGSLSGEP, from the coding sequence GTGAGCGCGCACGCTGCGTCCTGGCGCGAGCGCCTGCTCGTGCTGCTGCAGGCCTGCCTGCCCACGCGCGCGCTGTCGCGCGCGGTCCACGCAATCGCGCACTGGCGGGTATCGCCGATCAAGAACGCGCTCATCCGGATCTTCATCCGCCGCTTCAACGTCGACATGCGCGAAGCCGAGGAGCAGGCTCCCGATGCCTTCACGCATTTCAACGCTTTCTTCACGCGCGCGCTGCGACCCGGCGCACGTCCGCTGCCCGAAGACGAAGGTGCTGTGGTCAGTCCGGTGGATGGCAGCCTCAGTCAACTCGGCCGGATCAGCGATGGGATGCTGATACAGGCCAAGGGCATGCGCTACAGCGCCGAGGCGCTGCTCGGCGAGCCAGCCGAAGCATTTCGCGACGGTACCTTCTGCACGATCTATCTGGCGCCCTACGACTATCACCGTATCCACGCCCCGGCCGATCTGGATCTGCGCGGGCACCGGCACATTCCGGGCCGTCTGTTCAGCGTCAACCCGGCGACGGCGCGCGCGCGCCCTGCGCTCTTCGCGCGCAACGAGCGCGTGGTCGCGCAGTTCGACTGCGCCGCTGGCCGCCTGGCGGTGGTGATGGTGGGCGCGCTGCTCGTCGGCTCGGTTGATACCGTCTGGGCTGGACGAATCTGCCCGCCGCACCATCGCCGCCCCGGCCCCTTCGTGCCGGCCAATGGCCAATACGCACGCGGCGCCGAAATCGGGCGCTTCAATATGGGATCGACGGTCATCCTGCTGGCCACGCCTGGCCTGCTCGACTGGCACCCGGAACTGGTCCCTGGGCAGAGCTTGCGCATGGGTCAGCCCATAGGCAGCCTCAGCGGCGAACCATAA
- the leuC gene encoding 3-isopropylmalate dehydratase large subunit, which yields MAGKTLYQKIWDAHTVVGYDDGSALLYIDRHLVHEVTSPQAFEGLRLAGRKPWRVDANLAVPDHNVPTRDRIKGIADPISRAQLEALDTNCAEFGITKFDLMDVRQGIVHVIGPEQGATLPGMTVVCGDSHTSTHGAFGALAFGIGTSEVEHALATQTLVMWPAKTMRVTVRGHVGKGVTAKDIVLAVIGRIGTAGGTGHVIEYAGEAIRDLSMEGRMTVCNMSIEAGARAGLIAPDDRTIDYVEGRPFAPKGTDWEKAVAAWRELGSDDDAVFDREVVIEADEIAPQVSWGTSPEMVVPVTGVVPDPAEQTDAGKREGMERALAYMDLKPGMAMRDIAPDKIFIGSCTNARIEDLRAAAEVVRGRKRADNIKLAMVVPGSGLVREQAEAEGLDKIFLDAGFEWREPGCSMCLAMNADRLEPGERCASTSNRNFEGRQGAGGRTHLVSPAMAAAAAVAGHFVDVREL from the coding sequence GTGGCCGGCAAGACGCTCTATCAGAAAATCTGGGACGCCCATACCGTCGTCGGCTACGACGACGGCAGCGCGCTGCTGTATATCGACCGGCATCTGGTGCACGAAGTCACCAGTCCGCAGGCCTTCGAGGGGCTGCGCTTGGCCGGCCGCAAGCCTTGGCGCGTGGACGCCAACCTGGCGGTTCCGGACCACAATGTGCCGACGCGCGACCGCATCAAGGGGATCGCCGATCCGATCTCGCGCGCGCAGCTCGAAGCGCTGGACACCAATTGCGCCGAGTTCGGCATTACCAAGTTCGACCTGATGGATGTGCGCCAGGGCATCGTGCACGTCATCGGCCCGGAGCAGGGCGCGACGCTGCCCGGCATGACCGTCGTCTGCGGCGACTCGCATACCTCGACGCACGGCGCTTTCGGTGCGCTGGCCTTCGGCATCGGCACCTCCGAGGTCGAGCACGCGCTGGCCACGCAGACGCTGGTCATGTGGCCGGCGAAGACCATGCGCGTCACGGTGCGTGGTCACGTTGGCAAGGGGGTGACCGCCAAGGACATCGTACTCGCCGTGATCGGCCGTATCGGCACCGCCGGCGGCACCGGTCATGTCATCGAGTACGCCGGCGAGGCCATCCGCGATCTTTCCATGGAAGGCCGCATGACCGTCTGCAACATGAGCATCGAGGCCGGCGCGCGCGCCGGACTGATTGCGCCGGATGACCGCACCATCGACTACGTCGAGGGCCGCCCCTTCGCCCCCAAGGGTACGGACTGGGAGAAAGCCGTGGCCGCCTGGCGCGAGTTGGGCAGCGACGACGATGCCGTCTTCGACCGGGAAGTGGTGATCGAGGCTGACGAGATCGCGCCGCAGGTGAGCTGGGGCACGTCGCCGGAGATGGTGGTTCCGGTCACCGGGGTCGTGCCGGACCCGGCCGAGCAGACGGACGCCGGCAAGCGCGAGGGCATGGAGCGTGCGCTGGCCTATATGGACCTCAAGCCCGGCATGGCCATGCGGGATATCGCGCCGGACAAGATTTTCATCGGTTCCTGCACCAACGCCCGCATCGAGGACCTGCGTGCGGCCGCCGAGGTCGTGCGCGGCCGCAAGCGAGCCGACAACATCAAGCTGGCCATGGTCGTGCCCGGCTCCGGGCTGGTGCGCGAACAGGCCGAAGCCGAGGGCCTGGACAAGATCTTCCTGGATGCCGGTTTTGAATGGCGTGAACCGGGGTGCTCGATGTGCCTGGCGATGAACGCCGACCGCCTCGAGCCCGGCGAGCGCTGCGCCTCCACCTCCAACCGCAACTTCGAGGGCCGGCAAGGTGCGGGCGGGCGCACGCACCTGGTCAGCCCGGCCATGGCCGCGGCCGCCGCGGTTGCCGGTCACTTCGTCGACGTCCGGGAGCTCTAG
- a CDS encoding aspartate-semialdehyde dehydrogenase: MSKQYDVAVVGATGAVGQEMLKILRQRKFPVGKVYALASARSVGEELDFGADELYVEDLAGFDFSKVQIGLFSPGASVSAEYAPKAAAAGCVVIDNTSQFRYDPDVPLVVPEVNAHAIAGYTKRGIIANPNCSTIQMLVALKPILDAVGIERINVATYQSVSGTGKEAIEELADTSARALSGQDFESKVYPKQIAFNCLPHIDTFQPNGYTKEEMKMVWETHKIFEDDSIQVNPTAVRVPVFYGHSEALHIETREKISADRARELLAAAPGIKVMDEHVDGGYPTAVTEGAHHDEVFVGRIREDISHPRGLDLWVVSDNIRKGAALNSVQIAECLIAEYL, translated from the coding sequence ATGAGCAAGCAATACGATGTGGCAGTGGTTGGCGCGACCGGCGCGGTCGGGCAGGAGATGCTCAAGATCCTGCGCCAGCGCAAATTCCCGGTGGGCAAGGTCTACGCGCTGGCCTCGGCGCGCTCGGTCGGCGAGGAACTCGACTTCGGCGCCGACGAGCTCTACGTCGAGGACCTGGCCGGATTCGACTTCTCGAAAGTGCAGATCGGCCTGTTCTCACCGGGCGCGAGCGTCTCCGCCGAGTACGCCCCCAAGGCCGCGGCGGCAGGCTGTGTGGTCATCGATAACACCTCGCAGTTCCGCTACGACCCGGATGTTCCCTTGGTCGTTCCGGAGGTCAACGCGCACGCCATCGCCGGCTATACCAAGCGCGGCATCATCGCCAATCCCAACTGCTCCACCATCCAGATGCTGGTGGCGCTGAAGCCGATCCTGGACGCGGTGGGCATTGAGCGCATCAATGTCGCCACCTACCAGTCCGTCTCCGGCACCGGCAAGGAAGCCATTGAGGAGCTGGCCGATACCAGCGCGCGCGCGCTGAGCGGGCAGGACTTCGAGTCCAAGGTCTATCCCAAGCAGATCGCCTTCAACTGCCTGCCGCACATCGACACCTTCCAGCCCAATGGCTACACCAAGGAAGAGATGAAGATGGTGTGGGAGACGCACAAGATCTTCGAGGATGATTCGATCCAGGTGAATCCCACCGCCGTGCGCGTGCCGGTCTTTTACGGTCATTCGGAGGCACTGCACATCGAGACGCGCGAGAAGATCAGCGCCGATCGCGCTCGTGAACTGCTCGCGGCCGCGCCCGGCATCAAGGTGATGGACGAGCACGTCGACGGCGGCTACCCGACGGCGGTGACCGAGGGTGCCCACCACGATGAGGTCTTCGTGGGCCGCATCCGCGAGGACATCTCGCATCCGCGTGGGCTTGATCTCTGGGTGGTGTCGGACAACATCCGCAAGGGTGCGGCGCTGAACAGCGTGCAGATCGCGGAGTGCCTGATTGCGGAATATCTCTGA
- the leuD gene encoding 3-isopropylmalate dehydratase small subunit, whose protein sequence is MQPFTTHRGRMLPLDRANVDTDAIIPKQYLKSIKRTGFGPFLFDDWRYLDPGTLDVDPATRRPNTDFVLNEPGREGASVVVARDNFGCGSSREHAVWALADYGIRAVIAPSYADIFFSNCMKNGLLPIVLKGDEVEQLLRVATASPAREVAIDLAAQTVQSDDLRFSFEIDPKRKKNLLEGLDEIGITLTQADAIRAYEARRRQEAPWLFADGESA, encoded by the coding sequence ATGCAGCCCTTCACGACCCATCGCGGCCGCATGCTGCCGCTGGATCGCGCCAATGTGGACACCGACGCGATCATTCCCAAGCAGTATCTGAAGTCGATCAAGCGCACGGGCTTCGGGCCCTTCCTTTTCGACGACTGGCGCTATCTGGATCCGGGCACGCTGGATGTCGATCCGGCGACGCGCCGCCCGAACACTGACTTTGTGCTCAACGAGCCGGGCCGCGAAGGCGCCAGCGTTGTGGTCGCGCGCGACAATTTCGGCTGCGGCTCCTCGCGCGAGCACGCGGTCTGGGCGCTGGCCGACTACGGCATCCGCGCCGTCATCGCGCCGAGCTACGCCGACATCTTCTTCAGCAACTGCATGAAGAACGGCTTGCTGCCCATCGTCCTGAAGGGCGACGAGGTGGAACAGCTCCTGCGCGTTGCCACCGCGTCGCCGGCGCGCGAGGTCGCCATCGATCTGGCCGCGCAGACGGTACAGAGCGACGATCTGCGTTTCTCCTTCGAGATCGACCCCAAGCGCAAGAAGAATCTGCTCGAGGGCCTCGACGAGATCGGCATCACGCTGACCCAGGCCGACGCCATCCGCGCTTACGAGGCAAGGCGCCGTCAGGAAGCCCCCTGGCTCTTCGCCGACGGAGAATCCGCATGA